A stretch of the Streptococcus oralis genome encodes the following:
- a CDS encoding Rrf2 family transcriptional regulator — protein sequence MQISSRFTIATHMMIIIAMQDTESKVTSDFLAASVGVNPVIIRKTLSQLKKAGLISVARGTGGTEIIKDLQDISLLDVYQAVECLGKSGKLFSFHDNPNPNCPIGANIHAVLDQKLFDVQAAMENQLSQTSLAQVVADAQNKLSK from the coding sequence ATGCAAATTTCAAGCCGATTTACAATTGCGACTCATATGATGATTATTATTGCAATGCAGGATACAGAAAGTAAAGTAACCAGCGATTTTCTTGCGGCTAGTGTCGGAGTCAATCCAGTCATTATCCGAAAGACTTTATCGCAACTCAAAAAAGCAGGATTGATTTCAGTTGCTCGTGGTACGGGAGGAACTGAGATAATAAAAGACCTTCAGGATATCAGTTTGTTGGATGTCTACCAAGCTGTGGAGTGTTTAGGAAAATCCGGTAAGCTCTTTAGTTTTCATGACAATCCAAATCCTAATTGCCCAATTGGTGCGAATATCCATGCAGTTTTGGACCAAAAGTTGTTCGATGTTCAAGCAGCTATGGAAAATCAACTGAGCCAGACAAGTCTGGCTCAGGTTGTAGCCGATGCTCAGAATAAACTGTCTAAGTAA